The Equus asinus isolate D_3611 breed Donkey chromosome 22, EquAss-T2T_v2, whole genome shotgun sequence genome has a segment encoding these proteins:
- the BAZ2A gene encoding bromodomain adjacent to zinc finger domain protein 2A isoform X2 — MEMEANDHFNFTGLPPAPAASGLKPSPSSGEGLYTNGSPMNFPQQGKSLNGDVNVNGLSTVSHTTTSGILNSAPHSSSTSHLHHPNVAYDCLWNYSQYTSANPGSNLKDPPLLSQFSGGQYPLNGILGGSRQPSSPSHNTNLRAGSQEFWANGTQSPMGLNFDSQELYDSFPDQNFEVMPNAPPSFFTSPQTSPMLGSSIQTFAPSQEVGSSIHPDEAAEKELSSVVAENGTGLVGSLELEEEQPELKMCGYNGSVPSVESLHQEVSVLVPDPTVSCLDDPSHLPDQLEDTPILSEVSLEPFNTLAPEPVSGGLYGIDDTELMGAEDKLPLEDSPVISALDCPSLNNTTAFSLLADDSQTSASIFASPASPPVLGESVLQDNSFDLNNGSDAEQEEMETQASDFPPHLAQPVPDQSSTIQLHPATAPAVSPTASPAISLAVSPAASPEISPEVSPAVSPAASPELSPAVSPAAFPTVSPTSSAALPPVSSEVSLTASPVTSPKVSPAASPAAVFPVASPGNKDVSSFPETTADLEEITGEGVTASGSGDVLRRRIATPEEVRLPLQHGWRREVRIKKGSHRWQGETWYYGPCGKRMKQFPEVIKYLSRNVVHNVRREHFSFSPRMPVGDFFEERDTPEGLQWVQLSAEEIPSRIQAITGKRGRPRNTEKAKTKEVPKVKRGRGRPPKVKITELLNKTDNRLLKKLEAQETLNEEDKAKMSKIKKKVKQKVQRGECQTAGQGQARNKRKQETKSLKQKEAKKKSKAEKEKVKAKQEKLKEKVKREKKEKVEMKEKEEVTKAKAACKADKTLTSQRRLEERQRQQMILEEMKKPTEDMCLTDHQPLPDFSRIPGLILPSGAFSDCLTIVEFLHSFGKVLGFDPAKDVPSLGVLQEGLLCQGDSLGEVQDLLVRLLKAALYDPGLPSYCQSLKILGEKVSEIPLTRDNVSEILRCFLMAYGVEPALCDSLRTQPFQAQPPQQKAAVLAFLVHELNGSTLIINEIDKTLESMSSYRKNKWIVEGRLRRLKTALAKRTGRPEVEMQGPEEGLGRRRSSRIMEETSGMEEEEEEEITAVVHGRRGRRDGEVDATASSIPELERQIEKLSKRQLFFRKKLLHSSQMLRAVSLGQDRYRRRYWVLPYLAGIFVEGTEGSLVPEDVIKQETDSLKVAGHTAPSPAPFSLKRELAVSSTSTSSPARARGRPRKTKPGSMHPRHLKSPFRGQESEQPQAQLQPETQPHPQLQAHAQPQPQPQPQLQSHPQSHNGFLEPEGSPLSLGQSQHDLSQSAFLSWLSQTQSHGSLLSSSVLTPDSSPGKLDPTPSQPLEEPEPDEAESSPDSQAPWFNFSAQIPCNAAPTPPPAVSEDQPTPSLQLPVSSKPANRPSAANPCSPVQLSSTPLPGVAPKRRAGDPGETPQSPAGLRQPKRRGRPPSKFFKQMEQRYLTQLTAQPVPAEMCSGWWWIQDPETLDATLKALHPRGIREKALHKHLNKHRDFLQEVCLRPSTDPIFEPSQLPPFQEGILSWSPKEKTYETDLAVLQWVEELEQRVILSDLQIRGWTCPSPDSTREDLAYCEHLPDSQEDITWRGRGREGLAPVRKTTNPLDLAVMRLAALEQNVERRYLREPLWPAHEVVLEKALLSSPSSAPQCATTEISYEITPRIRAWRQTLERCRSAAQVCLCLGQLERSIAWEKSVNKVTCLVCRKGDNDEFLLLCDGCDRGCHIYCHRPKMEAVPEGDWFCAVCLAQVEGEFTQKPRFPKRGQKRKSSYVLNFPEGDGRRRRVLSRGRESPAVPRYSEEGLSPSKRRRLSMRNHHSDLTFCEIILMEMESHDAAWPFLEPVNPRLVSGYRRIIKNPMDFSTMRERLLRGGYTSSEEFAADALLVFDNCQTFNEDDSEVGKAGHIMRRFFESRWEEFYQGKQANL, encoded by the exons ATGG AAATGGAGGCAAACGACCATTTTAACTTTACTGGCCTTCCCCCTGCACCTGCTGCCTCAGGACTGAAACCCTCTCCCTCCTCAGGGGAGGGCCTCTACACTAACGGGTCTCCCATGAACTTCCCCCAGCAAGGGAAAA GTTTGAATGGGGATGTGAATGTTAATGGCTTATCTACTGTATCTCACACTACTACTTCAGGGATTTTGAACTCTGctccccactcctccagcacCTCACACCTCCATCACCCCAACGTGGCCTACGACTGTCTCTGGAACTACTCACAGTACACATCTGCCAATCCTGGCAGCAACCTCAAGGACCCACCCCTTCTCTCCCAGTTCTCTGGGGGACAATACCCACTCAACGGCATCCTTGGGGGCAGCCGGCAACCTTCATCCCCAAGTCACAACACTAACCTTCGGGCTGGGAGCCAGGAATTCTGGGCCAACGGCACCCAGAGTCCCATGGGGCTTAACTTCGACTCACAGGAACTGTATGATTCCTTTCCTGACCAGAATTTTGAGGTGATGCCCAATGCACCCCCTAGTTTTTTCACCTCCCCACAGACTTCACCTATGTTGGGATCCAGTATCCAAACCTTTGCACCCTCCCAGGAGGTAGGCAGTAGTATCCATCCTGATGAGGCGGCAGAAAAGGAGCTGTCTTCAGTTGTGGCAGAGAATGGCACTGGCTTGGTAGGCAGCCTGGAGCTGGAGGAAGAGCAGCCAG AACTGAAGATGTGTGGCTACAATGGCTCCGTCCCTTCTGTGGAATCATTACACCAGGAGGTCTCAGTCTTGGTCCCTGACCCCACAGTGAGCTGCTTAGATGATCCTTCACATCTTCCTGATCAACTGGAAGACACTCCAATCCTCAGTGAAGTCTCTCTGGAGCCCTTCAACACTCTGGCACCAG AGCCAGTGAGTGGAGGACTCTATGGTATAGATGACACGGAGCTGATGGGTGCAGAGGACAAGCTGCCTCTTGAGGACAGCCCTGTGATTTCTGCCCTTGACTGCCCTTCCCTCAATAACACCACTGCCTTCAGTCTCCTGGCAGATGACAGTCAAACTTCAGCCTCTATTTTTGCCAGCCCCGCTTCTCCACCTGTCCTTGGGGAATCTGTCCTGCAGG ATAACAGCTTTGACCTGAATAATGGTAGTGATGCAgaacaggaagaaatggagactcaGGCTTCAGACTTCCCACCACATCTGGCCCAACCAGTCCCTGACCAGTCATCCACTATTCAGCTACATCCAGCAACCGCACCAGCAGTCTCGCCAACAGCCTCCCCAGCAATCTCCTTGGCAGTTTCTCCAGCAGCCTCCCCTGAAATCTCTCCAGAGGTCTCCCCAGCAGTTTCTCCAGCAGCCTCTCCAGAACTCTCCCCAGCCGTCTCCCCAGCAGCCTTCCCTACAGTCTCTCCAACTTCCTCGGCAGCCCTCCCACCAGTATCCTCGGAAGTCTCCTTGACAGCCTCCCCGGTGACCTCCCCAAAAGTGTCCCCTGCAGCTTCCCCAGCAGCTGTCTTCCCAGTAGCCTCCCCAGGAAATAAGGATGTCAGCAGCTTCCCTGAAACCACTGCTGACCTGGAAGAGATCACCGGTGAAGGAGTCACTGCTTCTGGCAGTG GTGATGTCCTGAGGAGACGTATTGCTACCCCTGAAGAAGTTCGTCTTCCCCTCCAACATGG gtggcGGAGAGAGGTGCGCATCAAGAAGGGCAGCCACCGCTGGCAGGGAGAGACCTGGTATTACGGCCCCTGTGGGAAGAGGATGAAACAGTTCCCGGAAGTGATCAAG TACCTGAGCCGCAACGTGGTACACAATGTCCGCCGTGAGCACTTCAGCTTCAGTCCCCGTATGCCTGTTGGAGATTTCTTTGAAGAGAGAGACACACCAGAG GGCTTGCAGTGGGTACAGCTCTCAGCAGAGGAGATCCCATCCAGGATTCAGGCAATTACTGGGAAACGGGGCCGACCTCGAAACACTGAGAAGGCCAAGACCAAGGAAGTCCCCAAGGTGAAACGGGGCCGAGGTCGGCCACCCAAGGTCAAAATCACTGAGCTGTTGAATAAGACAGACAACCGCCTCCTAAAGAAATTGGAGGCCCAAG AAACGCTGAATGAGGAGGATAAAGCAAAGATGAGTAAAATCAAGAAGAAGGTGAAGCAGAAGGTACAGCGGGGAGAGTGTCAGACTGCTGGCCAAGGGCAG GCCAGAAACAAGCGGAAACAAGAGACCAAGAGCTTAAAGCAGAAGGAAGCTAAGAAGAAATCCAAG GCTGAGAAGGAGAAGGTAAAGGCAAagcaggaaaaactgaaagaaaaagtcaagagggagaagaaggagaaggtagaaatgaaggaaaaggaggaggtgacCAAAGCCAAGGCAGCCTGTAAAGCAGATAAAACCCTGACCTCGCAGAGGCGCTTGGAGGAGCGGCAGAGACAGCAGATGATCTTGGAAGAGATGAAGAAGCCCACAGAGGATATGTGTCTGACTGACCACCAG CCCCTGCCCGACTTCTCACGCATCCCTGGTCTCATCCTGCCTAGTGGGGCCTTCTCAGACTGCTTGACCATTGTGGAGTTTCTGCACAGCTTTGGCAAGGTGCTGGGCTTTGACCCTGCCAAAGATGTACCTAGCTTGGGGGTCCTGCAGGAGGGACTTCTGTGTCAAGGCGACAGCTTGGGCGAGGTGCAAGATCTGCTTGTGCGGCTCCTGAAGGCTGCCCTCTACGATCCTGGCTTGCCCTCCTACTGTCAG TCCTTAAAGATCTTGGGGGAGAAGGTATCTGAGATCCCACTGACAAGAGACAACGTGTCTGAGATCCTGCGCTGCTTCCTCATGGCATATGGAGTGGAGCCAGCCCTCTGTGACAGCCTGCGCACCCAGCCTTTTCAGGCCCAGCCACCCCAACAGAAGGCTGCTGTCCTGGCCTTCCTGGTGCATGAGCTCAACGGCTCCACCCTCATCATCAa TGAGATTGACAAGACTCTGGAGAGTATGTCCAGCTACAGGAAAAACAAGTGGATTGTTGAAGGCCGGCTCCGGAG ACTGAAAACTGCTCTGGCCAAGCGAACTGGGCGGCCTGAGGTAGAGATGCAAGGGCCAGAGGAAGGCCTGGGGCGGAGGCGCAGTTCTCGGATCATGGAGGAGACCAGTGgcatggaagaggaggaagaggaggagattaCAGCAGTTGTCCATGGCCGTAGGGGTCGAAGAGATGGAGAG GTTGATGCCACAGCATCTAGCATCCCAGAGCTAGAGCGCCAGATAGAAAAACTCAGCAAG CGTCAGCTTTTCTTTCGCAAAAAGCTGCTTCACTCATCCCAGATGCTTCGGGCAGTCTCCTTGGGTCAGGACCGCTACAGACGCCGCTACTGGGTGTTGCCCTATTTGGCTGGTATCTTTGTGGAAGGAACAGAGGGGAGCTTAG TTCCTGAGGATGTGATAAAGCAGGAAACTGACTCCTTGAAAGTAGCAGGCCATACAGCACCCagcccagctcccttctctctgaagaGGGAATTAGCTGTCTCCAGCACCTCCACCAGTTCTCCTGCCCGGGCCCGAGGCCGACCTCGAAAAACTAAGCCTGGGTCTATGCATCCTAGGCACCTTAAATCCCCTTTTAGGGGTCAGGAGTCAGAACAGCCCCAAGCCCAGCTTCAGCCTGAGACTCAGCCCCATCCTCAGCTTCAGGCTCAtgcccagcctcagccccagccccagccccagcttcAGTCCCATCCTCAGTCCCATAATGGGTTCCTGGAGCCAGAAGGCTCCCCTTTGTCTCTGGGTCAGAGCCAGCATGACCTCAGCCAGTCAGCCTTCCTGTCTTGGCTAAGCCAGACTCAGAGCCATGGCTCCCTGTTGAGCAGCTCAGTCCTCACGCCTGATAGCAGCCCCGGAAAACTGGACCCGACCCCATCACAGCCCCTAGAGGAGCCAGAGCCTGATGAGGCGGAATCCAGCCCTGATTCTCAAGCTCCCTGGTTTAACTTCTCAGCTCAGATACCCTGCAACGCTGCCCCTACGCCACCCCCTGCAGTTTCTGAGGACCAGCCTACTCCCTCCCTCCAGCTACCTGTCTCCTCCAAGCCA GCGAACAGACCCAGTGCTGCCAACCCCTGTTCTCCAGTGCAGCTCTCTTCCACCCCTTTGCCTGGGGTGGCCCCTAAGAGGCGAGCAGGAGACCCTGGAGAAACACCACAAAGTCCCGCAGGGCTGCGACAGCCAAAACGGAGAGGGAGACCCCCCAGTAAGTTCTTCAAACAGATGGAGCAGCGTTACCTAACCCAGCTGACAGCCCAGCCTGTCCCTGCTG AGATGTGCTCAGGCTGGTGGTGGATCCAAGATCCTGAGACATTGGATGCCACACTCAAGGCCCTGCACCCCCGAGGCATCCGGGAGAAGGCACTTCACAAACACCTAAACAAGCACAGGGACTTCTTACAGGAAGTCTGCCTTCGGCCCTCAACTG ACCCCATTTTTGAGCCCAGTCAGCTACCTCCCTTTCAAGAAGGGATTTTAAGCTGGTCTCCCAAAGAGAAGACATATGAGACAGACCTGGCTGTGCTTCAGTGGGTAGAGGAGCTGGAACAGCGGGTTATCCTGTCTGATCTGCAGATTCGG GGCTGGACATGTCCTAGCCCAGACTCTACTCGTGAAGACTTGGCCTACTGTGAGCATCTGCCCGACTCCCAGGAGGACATCACCTGGAGAGGTCGAGGCAGGGAAGGTCTGGCACCCGTGCGTAAAACTACCAACCCTCTGGACCTGGCTGTGATGCGACTGGCTGCCCTGGAGCAGAATGTGGAGCGACGGTATCTACGGGAGCCCCTCTGGCCAGCTCACGAGGTTGTGCTGGAGAAGGCCCTGCTCAGCTCCCCCAGTAGTGCCCCCCAGTGCGCCACTACAGAGAT ATCATATGAGATCACCCCTCGCATTCGGGCCTGGCGCCAGACACTCGAGCGGTGCCGCAGTGCAGCCCAGGTGTGTTTGTGCCTGGGCCAGCTGGAGAGGTCCATTGCCTGGGAGAAGTCTGTCAACAAAGTG ACCTGTCTAGTCTGCCGGAAGGGTGACAACGATGAGTTTCTTCTGCTTTGTGATGGATGTGACCGTGGCTGCCACATTTACTGCCATCGGCCCAAGATGGAGGCTGTCCCAGAAGGAGACTGGTTCTGTGCTGTCTGTTTGGCCCAG GTAGAGGGAGAATTCACTCAGAAGCCTCGTTTCCCAAAACGAGGCCAGAAGCGGAAAAGTAGTTATGTGCTGAACTTCCCAGAGGGTGATGGCCGCCGACGCCGGGTACTGTCAAGGGGCCGAGAAAGCCCAGCAGTGCCTCGGTACTCCGAAGAAGGGCTGTCCCCCTCGAAGCGGCGGCGACTCTCCATGCGGAACCACCACAGTGATCTCACATTTTGCGA GATTATCTTGATGGAGATGGAGTCCCATGATGCAGCCTGGCCCTTCCTGGAGCCTGTGAACCCACGTTTGGTGAGTGGGTACCGGCGCATCATCAAAAACCCTATGGATTTTTCCACCATGAGGGAGCGGCTGCTCCGGGGAGG GTACACCAGCTCAGAGGAGTTTGCGGCTGACGCACTCCTGGTCTTTGACAACTGCCAGACCTTCAACGAGGATGACTCTGAAGTGGGCAAGGCTGGGCACATCATGCGCCGCTTCTTCGAGAGCCGCTGGGAGGAGTTTTATCAGGGAAAACAGGCCAATCTATGA